From the genome of Streptococcus lutetiensis, one region includes:
- a CDS encoding ABC transporter ATP-binding protein: protein MSEIRAEHITIAYDDKTVIQNLSTKITDGKITTIIGANGCGKSTLLKALTRIQAVKAGQILIDGRAITDLPTKEIAKQIALLPQVLEATEDITVYELVSYGRFPHQSYFGQLSDIDKAKIKRAMEMTKITNLANKKIDALSGGQRQRVWIAMALAQDTDTIFLDEPTTYLDMNHQLEILELLKKLNQETKKTIIMVLHDLNLSARFSDDLIAMKNGAICYHGQVEEVMTTDILRDIFSIEAQIGQDPVHNCPILLTYQLT from the coding sequence ATGTCAGAAATTCGTGCTGAACATATCACTATCGCTTATGATGATAAAACGGTTATTCAGAATTTATCAACCAAAATAACTGATGGAAAAATCACCACAATCATCGGTGCTAATGGCTGTGGCAAATCCACTTTGCTAAAAGCCCTGACACGGATTCAAGCAGTTAAAGCTGGGCAAATTTTAATTGACGGTAGAGCCATCACTGATTTGCCAACAAAAGAAATTGCAAAGCAGATTGCCCTGCTTCCACAAGTGCTTGAAGCTACCGAAGACATTACAGTTTATGAACTCGTGTCTTACGGACGTTTTCCTCACCAAAGTTATTTTGGACAGCTAAGCGATATTGACAAAGCTAAAATCAAGCGGGCAATGGAAATGACAAAAATCACTAACCTTGCTAATAAAAAAATCGATGCCTTGTCCGGTGGACAACGCCAACGCGTTTGGATTGCCATGGCGCTAGCGCAAGACACCGATACGATTTTCCTTGATGAACCGACAACTTACCTAGATATGAATCATCAATTAGAGATTTTAGAATTACTGAAAAAGCTCAATCAAGAAACCAAGAAAACGATCATCATGGTTTTGCACGATTTGAATTTATCAGCGCGTTTTTCTGATGACTTAATTGCCATGAAAAACGGTGCCATTTGCTATCACGGTCAAGTTGAAGAGGTTATGACAACTGATATTTTAAGAGATATTTTTAGCATCGAGGCACAGATCGGTCAAGATCCGGTTCATAACTGTCCTATTTTGCTGACTTATCAGCTCACATAA
- a CDS encoding ABC transporter substrate-binding protein, translating into MKKIFVVLTTFLATLMLVACQNNASTSDNTELSSMPKITGFSYQGDIPKNPKKVVNFAYSYTGYLLELGVNVSSYSLDLEKNSPAFGNELADAVKLTSDDTEAVAAQEPDLIIAFSTDEHLKELKDIAPVLVIEYGKSDYLEMMTNLGKVFGKEDKAQKWLDSWKTKTAKAKEELAPYLDASTSFTVMDFYDKAIYLYGNNWGRGGELIYDSLGFSAPETVKKDVFSAGWFGISQEVLADYVGDYLVLNVSQDTKDAAASLKESDVWKNIPAVKNQKILEVDENLFYFSDPMSLDKQLKTFTAAIKKANSW; encoded by the coding sequence ATGAAAAAAATATTTGTCGTTTTAACAACATTTCTAGCAACGCTTATGTTGGTTGCTTGTCAAAACAACGCATCAACTTCAGATAATACTGAGCTATCAAGCATGCCTAAAATAACAGGATTTTCTTACCAAGGCGATATTCCTAAAAATCCTAAAAAAGTCGTTAACTTTGCCTACTCTTACACTGGCTACCTTCTTGAACTAGGTGTTAATGTGTCTAGTTACTCACTAGATTTAGAAAAAAATAGTCCTGCTTTTGGAAATGAATTAGCTGACGCGGTGAAATTAACCTCAGATGATACCGAAGCAGTCGCTGCGCAAGAGCCAGACCTTATCATTGCTTTTTCAACTGATGAACACCTCAAAGAATTAAAAGATATTGCGCCCGTCTTAGTCATTGAATATGGTAAGAGTGATTATCTTGAAATGATGACTAATCTTGGAAAAGTCTTTGGCAAAGAAGACAAAGCTCAGAAATGGCTTGATAGTTGGAAAACGAAAACGGCTAAAGCTAAAGAAGAACTCGCACCATACCTTGATGCCTCAACAAGCTTCACTGTTATGGATTTTTATGACAAAGCTATCTACCTCTATGGTAATAACTGGGGGCGCGGAGGTGAATTAATTTACGATTCACTTGGCTTTTCTGCTCCTGAAACTGTTAAAAAAGATGTCTTCTCAGCTGGTTGGTTTGGTATTTCACAAGAAGTACTTGCCGATTATGTAGGTGACTACCTTGTGCTTAATGTCAGCCAAGATACCAAAGACGCTGCTGCTTCCTTAAAAGAAAGTGATGTTTGGAAAAATATTCCAGCGGTTAAAAATCAAAAAATACTTGAAGTTGATGAAAATCTCTTCTACTTCTCTGACCCAATGTCACTTGATAAACAATTAAAAACTTTCACAGCAGCCATTAAAAAAGCTAACAGCTGGTGA
- a CDS encoding FecCD family ABC transporter permease, with amino-acid sequence MKEANFLIQKNKLSQLWLVFFSIAILFILGCYLSLRFGAVAYTNQQVLSVLRAPLTDSSLQDVIFDLRLPRIFAAILVGAAMAQAGSIIQGVTRNPIADPGLLGINAGAGLSLIAGYAIFGSMHYSMTLFLCLIGASLSACLIFGISYHPQKGYQQTRLILAGAMISTLFSSLGQAFSLYFDLSKAVIGWQAGGLAQTNWKMLAIIAPFILVGLVLAQLMAHQLTILYLDETVAKALGQKTLATTIGLLSIVLILSAAAVALVGSLAFLGLIIPHFIKLFVAKDYRIILPLTAFAGATFMVWVDLLSRIINPPAETPLSAIISIVGLPCFLWLVRKGKNL; translated from the coding sequence ATGAAAGAAGCTAACTTTCTTATTCAGAAAAATAAGCTAAGTCAACTTTGGCTTGTTTTTTTCAGCATTGCAATACTTTTTATTCTGGGCTGTTATTTAAGCCTGCGTTTTGGGGCGGTTGCTTACACTAATCAGCAAGTCCTCAGTGTTTTAAGAGCACCGTTAACTGATTCAAGCCTCCAAGACGTCATTTTTGATTTGCGTTTACCAAGAATCTTTGCAGCAATATTAGTTGGGGCAGCTATGGCTCAAGCTGGTAGTATCATCCAAGGGGTGACAAGAAATCCTATCGCTGATCCTGGGCTTCTTGGAATTAATGCAGGAGCTGGGCTATCCTTGATTGCTGGTTATGCCATTTTTGGTAGCATGCACTACAGCATGACACTCTTTCTTTGTCTGATTGGTGCTAGTCTTTCAGCTTGCTTGATTTTTGGGATTAGTTACCATCCTCAAAAAGGTTATCAGCAAACCCGACTTATTTTAGCGGGAGCTATGATTTCGACCCTCTTTTCATCTTTAGGTCAAGCTTTCAGCTTATATTTTGATTTGTCTAAAGCTGTAATTGGCTGGCAAGCTGGTGGACTCGCTCAGACCAATTGGAAAATGCTGGCTATCATTGCTCCTTTTATCCTAGTCGGTCTTGTCTTAGCGCAACTAATGGCTCATCAATTGACCATTCTCTATCTTGATGAAACCGTCGCTAAAGCTTTGGGGCAAAAAACGCTGGCTACTACTATTGGCCTGCTTAGTATTGTTCTTATTTTATCAGCTGCTGCTGTTGCTTTGGTGGGAAGTCTTGCATTTCTTGGTTTGATTATTCCTCATTTTATAAAACTCTTTGTCGCTAAAGATTATCGTATTATTCTTCCACTTACGGCATTTGCTGGCGCGACTTTCATGGTTTGGGTTGATTTGCTTAGTCGAATCATCAATCCTCCAGCCGAAACACCTCTTAGCGCCATTATCAGTATCGTTGGACTTCCTTGCTTTCTTTGGTTGGTCAGAAAGGGGAAAAATCTATGA
- a CDS encoding FecCD family ABC transporter permease: MISKTKRTSQLLLLLLSSLIIFLLSLSIGYANTSFIKVLQVFLGQADTTMSLIVFKIRLPRILACMLGGASLAMSGVLLQTLTKNPLADSGILGINAGAGLIIAVMVGLLDITNLAILTLMPFFVMLGSFLTISIVYAVSHRKNQPIQPTRLIISGVGISSLLSGVMVSVIANLDIGKTDYVVSWLSGKVSGGNWQLLAIMAPLLGIIWGMTIWRSYRLNMMMFSQETSIALGLNLKKERLWVLTLSTFLAAFSVLLVGNITFVGLLSGHITRRLFGNDHRIVLPASMLIGMILMLIADTIGRSLLVGTGIPTGLIISVIGAPYFLYLMIKTAT; the protein is encoded by the coding sequence ATGATCTCTAAAACAAAACGGACAAGTCAATTACTTCTCCTTCTTCTTAGTTCGCTAATTATTTTCCTGCTTTCTTTATCCATTGGCTACGCTAATACCTCCTTTATTAAAGTCCTTCAAGTCTTTTTGGGACAAGCTGATACCACAATGTCTTTGATTGTTTTCAAAATCAGGCTTCCTCGTATCCTAGCTTGTATGCTTGGTGGGGCTTCTCTTGCCATGTCAGGAGTCTTGTTGCAAACCCTAACTAAAAATCCTCTAGCCGATTCTGGTATCTTAGGAATTAATGCGGGAGCTGGCTTAATTATTGCTGTCATGGTAGGGCTACTAGATATCACTAACCTTGCCATCCTGACGTTAATGCCTTTCTTTGTCATGCTTGGAAGTTTCTTAACAATTAGTATTGTCTACGCCGTTTCTCACCGTAAAAATCAACCGATTCAACCAACACGCTTAATCATCTCAGGTGTGGGAATATCAAGTTTACTTTCTGGTGTGATGGTTTCTGTTATTGCCAATCTTGATATCGGAAAAACCGATTATGTTGTCTCATGGTTAAGTGGCAAAGTAAGTGGCGGAAACTGGCAATTGCTGGCTATCATGGCACCTCTTCTAGGGATTATTTGGGGAATGACTATATGGCGCAGCTACCGCCTAAACATGATGATGTTTAGCCAAGAAACGAGCATCGCTCTCGGTCTTAACCTAAAGAAAGAACGACTTTGGGTTCTTACACTCTCTACATTTTTAGCCGCATTTAGCGTTTTGCTGGTGGGGAACATTACTTTTGTCGGCTTGCTTTCTGGTCACATCACGCGCCGCTTATTTGGAAATGACCACCGAATCGTCCTACCTGCTAGCATGCTGATTGGTATGATTTTAATGCTAATTGCAGATACTATCGGCAGAAGCCTACTTGTCGGGACAGGTATTCCAACAGGACTGATCATTTCAGTTATCGGAGCCCCTTATTTCCTTTATCTCATGATAAAAACAGCAACATAA
- a CDS encoding DUF1803 domain-containing protein has translation MIKIFNPDKLTRQDFFKDLVNFLYQTDDVTLRQIKAQFQDVSKIDRLIEEYVQSGYIIRDNKRYTIGFDLLESLENIDLDSQIFVDDESLVYTNLMAITFETRLENETNDLVLVEKTSIARDELTLANYFFKLAENLPMSKAQEVLFDLLGDVNPQYALKYMTTFLLKFARKDEVAQKRPDIFVEALEKLNYICKNDQGKYQLNMIFDKETLIFTSK, from the coding sequence ATGATTAAAATTTTTAATCCAGATAAATTAACACGACAAGATTTTTTCAAGGATCTGGTTAATTTTCTTTATCAAACTGATGATGTAACTTTGCGTCAAATCAAAGCACAGTTTCAAGACGTCTCAAAGATTGACCGTTTGATTGAAGAATATGTCCAATCAGGGTACATTATCCGTGACAATAAGCGCTATACGATTGGTTTTGACTTGCTTGAATCTCTAGAAAATATTGACTTAGATAGTCAGATTTTTGTGGATGATGAGAGTCTGGTTTACACTAACTTGATGGCAATCACTTTTGAGACACGTTTGGAAAATGAGACTAATGATTTGGTACTCGTTGAAAAGACAAGTATTGCTCGTGATGAATTGACACTTGCTAACTACTTTTTCAAACTAGCTGAGAATTTGCCAATGTCAAAAGCACAAGAAGTTCTGTTTGATTTGCTTGGAGATGTTAATCCGCAATATGCTTTGAAATACATGACAACTTTTCTATTGAAATTTGCAAGAAAAGATGAAGTCGCTCAAAAGCGACCAGATATTTTTGTGGAAGCCTTGGAAAAATTGAATTACATTTGCAAAAATGACCAAGGCAAATACCAATTGAACATGATATTTGATAAAGAGACACTAATTTTTACAAGTAAATAA
- a CDS encoding YiiX/YebB-like N1pC/P60 family cysteine hydrolase, protein MKLRELQAGDLLFMYDVSEMSQAIKDSTGQYSHVGIFFEQMIYHATRNQGVVKQSLREFLDTHEQLVSVYRYPKIDPDQVLAAAKNLLGRPYNDSFYPDNDCYYCSEYITEILPIFETVPMKFGDDEQKISEFWQDYYDKLGLAVPLNQPGTNPSQLANSAFLQYLGELHD, encoded by the coding sequence ATGAAACTACGTGAATTGCAGGCTGGAGACTTACTTTTTATGTATGATGTCTCAGAAATGTCACAAGCCATAAAGGATTCGACGGGACAGTATAGTCACGTTGGTATCTTTTTTGAGCAGATGATTTATCATGCAACGAGAAATCAAGGCGTTGTTAAACAAAGTTTGAGAGAATTTTTGGATACACATGAGCAGCTTGTTTCGGTTTACCGTTATCCAAAAATAGATCCAGACCAAGTTCTGGCAGCTGCAAAGAATCTTCTTGGTAGACCTTATAATGATAGTTTTTATCCTGATAATGATTGTTATTATTGTTCAGAGTATATTACAGAAATCTTACCGATTTTTGAAACTGTTCCTATGAAATTTGGCGATGATGAGCAGAAAATTTCTGAGTTTTGGCAGGACTACTATGACAAACTTGGTCTTGCTGTGCCTTTGAACCAACCAGGCACCAATCCCAGCCAGCTAGCCAATTCAGCGTTTTTACAATATTTAGGAGAATTACATGATTAA
- the yaaA gene encoding peroxide stress protein YaaA, whose protein sequence is MKLLIPNAKELNTNQDAFSYQELSQKPQTILDILTDFSVKDLTNFYKINSSKADQEWLRWHRLSDKETKSYPAWLLYDGLMYRYMNRQQVSQAEQDYLDEHLRIATAFYGLIKPTELIAPHRLDFQGNLRIKNTSLKQFWREDYDKQVQKDDLIISLLSSEFEQVFSPDIRKRMIKIIFMENRAGKLKIHSTISKKGRGRLVSLMAEKQIETLEDIKTLAFDGFSFSLEHSDDKTITFIRDGE, encoded by the coding sequence ATGAAACTATTAATCCCTAACGCCAAAGAATTAAATACCAATCAAGATGCCTTTTCTTATCAGGAACTTTCTCAAAAGCCCCAAACGATACTTGATATTTTGACGGATTTTTCTGTTAAAGATTTGACAAACTTTTATAAAATCAATTCTAGCAAAGCTGACCAAGAGTGGCTGCGCTGGCACCGCTTATCAGACAAAGAAACAAAAAGCTACCCTGCTTGGCTCTTATATGATGGGCTGATGTATCGCTATATGAATCGTCAGCAAGTCAGCCAAGCTGAACAAGACTACCTCGATGAGCACCTTCGTATCGCAACAGCTTTTTACGGTCTAATCAAACCGACAGAGCTGATTGCACCACACCGACTTGATTTTCAAGGCAATCTCAGAATCAAGAATACCTCATTAAAACAATTCTGGCGAGAAGATTACGATAAGCAAGTTCAAAAAGATGACCTTATCATCTCACTTCTATCATCAGAATTCGAGCAAGTCTTTTCACCAGATATCCGTAAACGCATGATTAAAATCATCTTTATGGAAAATCGAGCTGGTAAACTTAAAATCCATTCAACTATTTCTAAAAAAGGACGTGGTCGCCTAGTCTCACTCATGGCTGAAAAACAAATTGAAACACTTGAGGACATAAAGACATTAGCTTTCGACGGATTCTCATTTTCATTAGAGCATTCAGATGACAAGACAATCACCTTTATCCGAGATGGAGAATAA
- a CDS encoding DUF6287 domain-containing protein, whose protein sequence is MKKRILLIVITLLVLGACSKKNSNQKVSGNWYTGSSSSTSASDKKEASDNSIYDIVLEKLRNDTSDTPATHYAYYDIDGNGQDELFSGRYWESTGTVEFAALYYDNNGVADYLAQSYVASSGGYREAANIYTDGTIITAKWTSTGTEMEDTQYQLRADNSGIDTIKSATVPIGKDVELTDYFDVKNKETFNFSVLDWQPLVCEQANSDDLDVNQILSGNYESLAGTWENGRGQTFEFSDEGMLEGMNISSPRESSYGTVTLACGAANGAPGGFAIEVYPTGVKNPKEDHSDSSQPRLVAGQQFTDFPAEAYYYRK, encoded by the coding sequence ATGAAAAAGAGAATTCTATTAATTGTTATTACTTTATTAGTTTTAGGTGCATGTTCTAAGAAAAATAGTAATCAGAAAGTATCAGGAAATTGGTATACTGGCTCATCTTCATCTACTTCGGCATCTGATAAAAAAGAAGCTAGTGATAATAGTATTTATGATATCGTTTTAGAAAAACTTAGAAATGATACAAGTGACACTCCAGCGACGCATTACGCTTATTATGATATCGATGGGAATGGTCAGGATGAACTATTTTCTGGACGGTACTGGGAGTCTACGGGAACAGTTGAATTTGCGGCTCTTTATTATGATAATAACGGAGTAGCTGACTATTTGGCACAAAGTTATGTTGCATCAAGTGGTGGTTATCGAGAAGCTGCAAATATTTACACAGATGGAACGATTATTACTGCTAAGTGGACATCAACAGGAACAGAAATGGAAGATACCCAGTATCAATTGAGAGCAGATAATAGTGGTATTGATACTATAAAAAGTGCTACTGTACCAATTGGTAAAGATGTGGAATTAACGGATTACTTTGATGTAAAAAATAAAGAGACATTTAATTTTAGTGTACTTGATTGGCAACCATTAGTATGTGAACAAGCAAATTCTGATGATTTAGATGTTAATCAGATACTTAGTGGAAATTATGAATCATTAGCAGGAACATGGGAAAATGGTAGAGGGCAAACTTTTGAATTTAGTGATGAAGGAATGCTTGAAGGAATGAATATTAGTTCGCCACGAGAAAGTTCTTATGGAACAGTTACCTTAGCATGTGGTGCAGCTAACGGTGCACCCGGTGGATTTGCTATTGAAGTTTACCCTACTGGTGTCAAAAATCCCAAAGAAGATCATTCGGATTCTTCCCAACCAAGGTTGGTTGCAGGACAACAATTTACTGATTTTCCTGCAGAAGCGTATTATTATAGAAAATAG
- a CDS encoding DUF6287 domain-containing protein, with protein sequence MKKIIFLFCCFILVGCHQQSNGSKVKTSHGTREVVESKNVTKEKKDYSDWFLNYRYYYVASNTSTLMTCGISLNNDGTATLCRAGAELMAFNAGNPLKGQYTIEDYEDSNTVQTYVTSGNMTVNGEEPSRVELVPSVKITIDIPVQELQRVNGNVNSVKDENKVVLYGYTNDDGNKVLTTGEEVKSALQVYFHAKPEKANYVVSVDVLNLRLKPSLSADVVTKKQKGDILQVLDYVSGESVDNNSTWWEVNIDGQKCYAWSGALKTQLAYDAELESANDINLEEIKDENYESLAGTWRNGKGDTLVIRVDGSVTSTVSGNTGEESLQGAFRYENDGIPYIGMGNGFTGGLLALFKVGFENPSGDKSDISKPRIVPTQNGVYHSSNDYYYYRQ encoded by the coding sequence ATGAAAAAAATTATCTTTTTATTTTGTTGTTTTATTTTAGTTGGATGTCATCAGCAATCAAATGGTAGTAAAGTAAAAACAAGCCATGGCACAAGAGAAGTTGTCGAGTCTAAGAATGTAACAAAAGAGAAAAAAGATTATTCTGATTGGTTTTTAAATTATCGTTATTATTATGTTGCATCAAATACTTCAACCTTGATGACATGTGGGATAAGCTTAAATAATGATGGTACTGCAACTTTATGTAGAGCTGGCGCAGAATTGATGGCATTCAATGCTGGAAATCCTTTAAAAGGACAGTACACAATTGAAGATTATGAGGATTCTAATACTGTACAAACTTATGTTACATCAGGTAATATGACTGTAAATGGAGAAGAACCTAGTCGAGTAGAACTTGTTCCAAGTGTTAAAATCACGATAGATATTCCTGTTCAAGAACTTCAACGTGTTAATGGCAACGTTAATTCTGTAAAAGATGAAAACAAGGTAGTGCTTTATGGTTATACTAATGATGATGGTAATAAAGTATTAACAACAGGTGAAGAGGTAAAATCAGCATTACAAGTTTATTTTCATGCTAAACCTGAAAAAGCTAACTACGTTGTTAGTGTAGATGTATTGAATTTACGTTTAAAACCAAGCTTATCAGCTGATGTTGTTACTAAAAAACAAAAGGGTGATATTCTTCAAGTATTAGATTATGTTAGTGGAGAATCAGTTGATAATAACTCAACTTGGTGGGAAGTTAATATTGATGGTCAGAAATGTTATGCTTGGTCTGGTGCTCTTAAAACACAATTAGCTTATGATGCTGAGCTAGAATCCGCCAATGATATTAATTTGGAAGAGATAAAGGATGAAAACTACGAATCGCTTGCTGGAACATGGCGTAACGGAAAAGGTGATACTCTTGTTATTCGAGTTGATGGATCTGTTACTAGTACAGTAAGTGGGAACACAGGTGAAGAAAGTTTGCAAGGTGCCTTTAGATATGAAAATGATGGCATTCCTTATATAGGAATGGGGAATGGTTTCACTGGTGGTTTATTGGCGTTATTTAAAGTTGGGTTTGAAAACCCATCGGGAGATAAGTCTGATATTTCTAAACCCCGAATTGTACCAACACAGAATGGTGTTTATCATTCATCTAATGATTACTATTATTATCGTCAATAA
- a CDS encoding manganese-dependent inorganic pyrophosphatase — protein MSKILVFGHQNPDSDALGSSIAYAYLKRELGVDAEAVALGTPNEETIFALNYFGVEAPRVVESAKAEGADQVILTDHNEFQQSISDIRDVEVVEVIDHHRVSNFETANPLYMRLEPVGSASSIIYRLYKENGVAIPKEMAGLLLSGLISDTLLLKSPTTHATDPAVAADLAEIAGVNLEEYGLALLKAGTNLATKSAEELIDIDAKSFELNGNLVRVAQVNTVDINEVLERRAEIEAAMTAAIQANGYSDFVLMITDILNSNSEILALGANMDKVEAAFNFKLENNHAFLAGAVSRKKQVVPQLTESFNA, from the coding sequence ATGTCTAAAATTTTAGTTTTTGGTCACCAAAATCCAGACTCTGATGCGCTTGGTTCATCAATCGCATACGCATACTTGAAACGTGAACTTGGTGTAGATGCTGAAGCTGTTGCTCTTGGAACTCCAAACGAAGAAACAATTTTTGCATTGAACTACTTCGGTGTAGAAGCACCACGCGTTGTTGAATCAGCAAAAGCTGAAGGTGCTGACCAAGTTATTTTGACAGACCACAATGAATTCCAACAATCAATCTCAGATATCCGTGACGTTGAAGTTGTTGAAGTAATTGACCACCACCGTGTTTCTAACTTTGAAACTGCTAACCCACTTTATATGCGTTTAGAACCAGTTGGTTCAGCTTCATCAATTATTTACCGTCTTTACAAAGAAAACGGTGTTGCTATTCCTAAAGAAATGGCTGGTTTGCTTTTGTCTGGTTTGATTTCAGATACACTTCTTCTTAAATCACCAACAACTCACGCAACTGACCCAGCTGTTGCTGCTGACTTGGCAGAAATCGCAGGTGTTAACCTTGAAGAATACGGGTTGGCATTGCTTAAAGCTGGTACAAACTTGGCAACAAAATCTGCTGAAGAATTGATTGACATCGATGCAAAATCATTCGAACTTAACGGAAACCTAGTTCGTGTTGCACAAGTTAATACAGTTGATATCAACGAAGTTCTTGAACGTCGAGCAGAAATCGAAGCTGCAATGACAGCTGCTATCCAAGCTAACGGATACTCTGACTTTGTTCTTATGATTACTGATATCCTTAACTCAAACTCTGAAATCTTGGCACTTGGTGCTAATATGGATAAAGTTGAAGCTGCCTTCAACTTCAAACTTGAAAACAACCACGCATTCCTTGCTGGTGCAGTTTCACGTAAAAAACAAGTTGTTCCACAATTGACAGAAAGCTTCAACGCCTAA
- the pflA gene encoding pyruvate formate-lyase-activating protein yields the protein MTEIDYGKVTGMIHSTESFGSVDGPGVRFVIFMQGCKMRCQYCHNPDTWALETNNSRERTVDDVLAEALRYRHFWGENGGITVSGGEAMLQIEFVTALFTKAKELGIHCTLDTCGFTFRDTPEYHEIVDQLLAVTDLILLDLKEINPKQHIVVTRQPNTNILDFARYLSDKGVPVWIRHVLVPGLTDFDEDLIELGKFVATLKNVDKFEILPYHTLGEFKWRELGIPYTLEGVKPPTRERVQNAKELMHTESYTDYMKRIHH from the coding sequence ATGACTGAAATAGATTACGGAAAAGTGACAGGAATGATTCATTCAACAGAAAGTTTTGGTTCCGTGGATGGTCCTGGTGTTCGCTTTGTCATTTTTATGCAAGGCTGCAAGATGCGTTGCCAATATTGTCACAATCCTGATACTTGGGCATTAGAGACAAATAATTCACGTGAGCGCACCGTGGATGATGTTTTGGCAGAAGCTTTGCGTTATCGACATTTCTGGGGTGAAAATGGTGGGATTACCGTTTCAGGTGGTGAAGCCATGTTGCAAATTGAGTTTGTAACAGCCCTTTTTACCAAGGCTAAAGAATTAGGAATTCATTGCACGCTCGATACTTGTGGTTTTACGTTCCGAGATACGCCTGAATATCACGAAATTGTGGATCAGTTACTAGCTGTGACGGATTTAATTCTTTTAGATTTAAAAGAAATCAATCCTAAACAACACATTGTTGTAACACGTCAACCCAATACTAATATTCTAGATTTTGCACGCTATTTGTCTGATAAAGGTGTCCCAGTCTGGATTCGTCATGTCTTGGTTCCAGGCTTGACAGATTTTGATGAAGACTTGATTGAGCTAGGAAAATTTGTAGCAACGCTAAAAAATGTGGATAAATTTGAAATTTTGCCTTACCATACTCTAGGTGAATTCAAGTGGCGTGAATTGGGAATTCCTTATACGCTTGAAGGGGTCAAACCACCGACTAGAGAACGCGTCCAAAATGCGAAAGAGCTGATGCACACGGAGTCTTACACAGACTACATGAAACGCATTCATCACTAG